A window from Fragaria vesca subsp. vesca linkage group LG5, FraVesHawaii_1.0, whole genome shotgun sequence encodes these proteins:
- the LOC101315249 gene encoding transcription factor WER-like, whose translation MAICEERHGNQIDTKMLQDVMSIFMEIGKNISTPYYENFVQKWTSNEDEKLIEAVALHGAKNWTSIASKAGLNRSGKSCRLRWVNHLRPNIKRGDMSEQEEELIIRLHKLLGNR comes from the exons ATGGCG ATTTGTGAAGAGCGTCATGGGAATCAGATTGATACAAAGATGCTGCAAGATGTCATGAGTATCTTTATGGAAATTGGCAAAAACATATCGACACCATACTATGAAAACTTTGTGCAG AAGTGGACTTCCAACGAAGATGAGAAACTAATCGAGGCTGTTGCCCTTCATGGTGCAAAGAACTGGACCTCAATAGCCTCCAAAGCAG GGCTGAATAGGAGCGGCAAGAGTTGCAGGCTGAGATGGGTGAACCATCTAAGACCCAACATCAAGAGAGGCGACATGTCTGAACAGGAAGAGGAGTTGATTATTAGGTTGCACAAGCTTCTTGGAAATAGGTAA
- the LOC101306433 gene encoding uncharacterized protein LOC101306433: protein MRPRRDHSVSSSTSSSSSYKPFSISSDTKPSPSSSSSQQKALRRVSYYKLAVLVFMAGQSRKWMILVATIWIQAFTGTNFDFSSYSSVLKSVLGISQVQLNYLATASDLGKVFGWSSGLALMYFPLWVVLFIAAFMGFVGYGLQWLVIRQIIVLPYFVMFLLCLLAGCSICWFNTVCFVLCIRNFPANQPLAISLTVSFNGVSAALYNLAADAIDSSSTTIYLILNAVIPLITSVAALIPILRQPSLDPLPPDGVRRDSVIFLFLNILAVLTGIYLLLFGSSSFDTATARVFLAGAIFLLIFPLCIPGIVYARDWFRRAVHSNIRIEGSGFILVDVDDLELHKELLTREPSINGNGSLSHLLVYNGASAQSLSFRNKSMECTGCCGTLVGKDQLAMLGEEHSARLLVRRLDFWLYYIAYFCGGTIGLVYSNNLGQIAQSLGQSSNTTTLVTLYSSFSFFGRLLSAVPDYIRAKFYFARTGWLTIALLPTPVAFILLAASSGTMALHAGTALIGLSSGFIFAAAVSITSELFGPNSVGVNHNILITNIPLGSLVYGFLAAIVYDANVSTGLSIVTSDTIVCMGRNCYFLTFVWWACISVLGLASSVLLFFRTRHAYDHFEHNRSTQLY from the exons ATGAGGCCACGTCGAGACCACTCCGTCTCCTCATCAACATCTTCATCTTCTTCATACAAACCCTTTAGCATTAGCAGCGATACTAAACCGTCGCCGTCGTCGTCGTCGTCGCAGCAAAAGGCTCTCCGGCGTGTCAGTTACTACAAGCTAGCCGTTCTCGTGTTCATGGCGGGTCAGTCGAGGAAATGGATGATTCTTGTGGCGACGATATGGATTCAGGCATTCACCGGAACCAACTTCGATTTCTCGTCCTACTCGTCGGTGTTGAAATCCGTTCTTGGGATTTCGCAAGTCCAGCTGAATTACTTGGCCACTGCTTCCGATTTGGGCAAGGTTTTCGGATGGTCCTCCGGTTTGGCCTTGATGTATTTTCCTTTATGGGTTGTGCTGTTCATCGCTGCTTTCATGGGGTTCGTCGGTTACGGCCTACAATGGCTCGTCATCCGCCAAATCATCGTCTTGCCTTATTTCGTG ATGTTTCTTCTGTGTTTGTTGGCTGGGTGTAGCATCTGTTGGTTCAACACTGTATGCTTCGTTCTTTGCATTCGGAACTTCCCAGCTAATCAACCGTTGGCAATATCACTCACAGTGAGCTTCAACGGTGTAAGTGCGGCCTTATACAACCTTGCTGCAGATGCAATTGACTCCTCTTCTACTACTATATATCTCATTTTGAATGCTGTCATTCCCCTTATCACTTCTGTAGCTGCATTGATCCCGATTCTCCGACAACCCTCTCTCGACCCCCTTCCACCTGATGGAGTTCGTCGTGACTCCGTCATTTTTCTCTTTTTGAATATCCTAGCTGTTTTAACTGGCATTTACCTTCTTCTCTTTGGTTCATCCTCTTTTGACACAGCAACTGCTCGCGTCTTCTTGGCTGGAGCCATTTTCCTACTCATTTTCCCTCTGTGTATTCCTGGCATTGTCTATGCTCGGGACTGGTTTCGTCGTGCCGTTCATTCTAACATCCGCATTGAAGGGTCAGGCTTCATTCTTGTCGATGTAGACGATCTTGAGCTTCACAAAGAGCTCCTGACCCGTGAGCCTAGTATTAATGGGAACGGATCCCTTTCTCACCTCTTGGTCTATAATGGTGCATCCGCTCAAAGTTTGTCATTTCGAAACAAAAGTATGGAGTGCACAGGGTGTTGTGGAACCCTTGTCGGAAAGGATCAATTGGCAATGCTTGGGGAAGAGCACTCGGCAAGATTGCTTGTGAGACGGTTGGATTTTTGGCTGTACTACATTGCATACTTTTGTGGGGGTACCATTGGGCTTGTTTACAGTAACAATCTTGGACAGATAGCTCAATCACTAGGGCAGAGCTCCAATACCACAACACTTGTGACTCTATATTCATCCTTCTCATTCTTTGGCCGATTGCTATCAGCTGTACCCGACTATATACGAGC GAAGTTCTATTTTGCAAGGACAGGATGGCTGACCATAGCACTTTTGCCAACCCCAGTTGCTTTTATATTGCTTGCTGCATCAAGCGGTACCATGGCTTTGCACGCTGGCACTGCACTGATCGGATTAAGCTCCGGTTTCATTTTTGCTGCTGCTGTGTCCATTACTTCAGAGTTGTTCGGGCCTAACAGCGTAGGTGTCAATCACAACATTCTCATTACAAACATACCACTCGGTTCACTAGTTTATGGTTTTCTAGCTGCAATCGTTTACGATGCCAATGTAAGCACTGGCCTCAGCATCGTAACATCTGACACAATAGTGTGCATGGGGAGGAACTGCTATTTCCTAACTTTTGTGTGGTGGGCGTGCATATCTGTACTGGGTCTAGCCTCAAGTGTGCTCTTATTCTTTAGAACTAGACATGCCTATGACCATTTTGAGCATAATCGTTCTACACAACTGTATTAG
- the LOC101306726 gene encoding uncharacterized protein LOC101306726, translating into MASFIKPKKPMSSSQSNLCTTLFFIVLFTIPVLFLLHTSTTSSIICTSHFNNNPPFSGDLRAAEFSWNRLSFLQHRPNPPASLKIAVFSRKWPIATTPGGMERHAHTLHTALSLLGHQVHVFTSPVKPQKLMSQNRLNLSPSSSPPYLHFHEGDPGYWRYNKAYEQFLEEDEKQKFDVVHSESVALPHWLARRIPNLAVSWHGIALESLHSNIFQDLTRKQGEPIEPAFNQSLQGVVPKVLNEIRFFHNYAHHVAISDSCGEMLRDVYQIPNKRVHVILNGVNEEDFGVDSKLGEEFRGGIGIPQNASMVFGVAGRLVKDKGHPILYEAFSELIAKHQNVYLIVAGSGPWEQRYKDLGPRVLVLGSMSPSELHAFYNAIDVFVNPTLRPQGLDLTLMEAMMSGKPVMASRFPSIKGSIVVDDEFGFMFAPNVASLLEALELAVKEGSRRMSQRGKACREYASSMFTARKMALAYERLFLCIKNDTFCNYP; encoded by the coding sequence ATGGCCTCCTTCATCAAACCCAAGAAACCCATGTCCTCTTCCCAATCAAATCTTTGCACCACCCTCTTCTTCATCGTCCTCTTCACCATCCCCGTCCTCTTTCTCCTCCACACCTCCACCACCTCTTCCATCATCTGCACTTCTCACTTCAACAACAACCCTCCCTTCTCCGGCGACCTCCGCGCCGCAGAGTTCTCTTGGAACCGCCTCTCCTTCCTCCAACACCGCCCCAACCCCCCAGCCTCCCTCAAAATCGCCGTCTTCTCCCGGAAATGGCCCATCGCCACCACCCCCGGCGGCATGGAACGACATGCTCACACTCTCCACACCGCCCTCTCCCTCCTCGGCCACCAAGTCCACGTCTTCACCTCTCCTGTCAAACCACAAAAGCTCATGAGCCAAAACCGCCTCAACCTTAGCCCTAGCTCCTCCCCGCCCTACCTTCACTTCCACGAGGGCGATCCCGGCTACTGGAGATACAACAAGGCCTACGAGCAGTTCCTAGAAGAAGATGAGAAGCAGAAGTTCGACGTGGTACACTCGGAAAGCGTGGCGCTTCCTCACTGGCTAGCCCGCCGCATCCCCAACCTCGCCGTCTCCTGGCACGGCATAGCCCTCGAGAGCTTACACTCCAATATCTTCCAAGACTTGACGCGTAAGCAAGGCGAGCCGATAGAACCTGCCTTCAATCAAAGCTTACAAGGAGTAGTTCCAAAGGTCCTCAACGAGATCAGGTTCTTCCATAACTACGCGCATCATGTAGCAATTAGTGACAGTTGCGGTGAAATGCTTAGGGACGTTTACCAAATACCCAACAAGAGAGTGCATGTAATACTCAACGGCGTCAATGAAGAAGATTTCGGTGTCGACTCTAAGCTCGGGGAAGAGTTCAGAGGAGGAATAGGAATACCACAAAATGCTAGCATGGTGTTTGGAGTTGCAGGTAGGTTAGTGAAAGACAAAGGCCATCCTATTCTGTACGAAGCTTTCTCGGAGCTCATAGCCAAACATCAAAACGTGTATCTGATCGTGGCCGGGTCCGGACCATGGGAGCAGCGTTACAAGGATTTAGGTCCTCGTGTACTTGTTCTCGGATCGATGAGTCCTTCTGAGCTGCATGCCTTCTACAATGCCATTGATGTGTTTGTGAACCCGACCCTAAGGCCGCAAGGACTTGACCTGACACTCATGGAGGCGATGATGAGTGGGAAGCCGGTGATGGCGTCGAGGTTTCCGAGTATTAAAGGAAGCATTGTCGTCGACGATGAGTTCGGGTTTATGTTTGCTCCCAACGTCGCGTCGTTGCTGGAGGCTTTGGAGTTGGCTGTGAAAGAAGGGTCGAGGAGGATGAGCCAACGAGGGAAGGCGTGTAGGGAGTACGCGAGTTCCATGTTTACTGCGAGGAAGATGGCATTGGCTTACGAGAGGTTGTTTCTTTGTATAAAAAACGATACATTTTGTAACTATCCTTGA